A window of Ananas comosus cultivar F153 linkage group 4, ASM154086v1, whole genome shotgun sequence contains these coding sequences:
- the LOC109709640 gene encoding ergosterol biosynthetic protein 28 has product MKGLGWWLMLVGSLRLASVWFGFFDIWALRLAVFSQTQMTDVHGRTFGVWTLLTCTLCFLCAFNLENKPLYLATFLSFIYAFGHFITEYLIYGTMTASNLTTVGIFAGTSIVWMLLQWNAHRPQYAAKKE; this is encoded by the exons atgAAGGGTTTGGGGTGGTGGCTGATGCTTGTGGGCTCCCTCCGCCTCGCCTCCGTCTGGTTCGGCTTCTTCGACATCTGGGCCCTCCGCCTCGCCGTCTTCTCCCAGACCCAAA TGACTGATGTTCATGGGCGGACTTTTGGAGTTTGGACACTTCTGACCTGCACTCTCTGTTTTCTCTGTGCGTTTAACCTCGAAAATAAGCCTCTCTATCTAGCAACCTTCCTCTCATTCATCTATGCCTTTGGGCATTTTATTACCGAGTATCTGATATACGGTACGATGACTGCATCAAACCTAACGACTGTTGGCATCTTTGCAG GTACATCGATCGTGTGGATGTTGTTGCAATGGAATGCTCATCGACCTCAGTATGCTGCTAAGAAGGAATGA
- the LOC109709465 gene encoding xylulose kinase has protein sequence MGFSLPEDPLFLGFDSSTQSLKATVLDDKLTIIASETVHFDSELPHYKTKDGVYRDPTENGRIVSPTLMWIEALDLLLEKLKTKVDYAKVAAISGSGQQHGSVYWKKGSEAILASLDPNKKLLPQFSEAFSTLESPIWMDSSTTQQCREIEKAVGGALELSKLTGSTAHERYTGPQIRKMYEKKRTIYDDTERISLVSSFVASILIGKYASIDETDGAGMNLMDIKKRAWSKIALEATAPDLEEKLGKLAPAHAVAGLIAPYFVERYKFKKDCVIVQWSGDNPNSLAGLTLNTPGDLAISLGTSDTVFGITSVAQPSLEGHIFPNPVDPNCYMVMLCYKNGSLTREDVRNRCAEKSWDVFCECLEKTPPLNGGKLGFFYKDHEILPPLPAGFHRYILENFSTRSLDNIKEREVEEFDPPSEVRAIIEGQFLSMRGHAERFGMPTPPKRIIATGGASSNQSILKSMAMIFGCPVYTVQRPDSASLGAALRAAHGWLCNKEGRFVPISSMYEGKLDKTSLGAKLAVPAGEKDEDKELLEKYSLVVRKRLEIEKRLVEKLGRV, from the exons ATGGGTTTCTCGCTTCCGGAGGATCCGCTCTTCCTCGGATTCGATAGCTCTACCCA ATCACTGAAGGCTACCGTATTGGACGACAAACTCACAATCATTGCATCAGAAACTGTCCATTTTGATTCGGAATTGCCGCACTACAAAACCAAAGATGGGGTCTACAGGGATCCTACTGAGAATGGCCGCATAGTTTCCCCGACCCTAATGTGGATCGAGGCTTTGGACCTCTTGCTTGAAAAACTAAAAACGAAGGTGGATTATGCTAAAGTTGCAGCCATTTCGGGAAGTGGACAGCAACATGGCAGTGTGTATTGGAAGAAGGGCAGTGAGGCTATATTGGCTTCTTTGGATCCAAATAAAAAGTTATTACCCCAATTCAGTGAAGCTTTCTCTACGTTGGAATCGCCGATATGGATGGATAGTAGCACGACTCAGCAATGCAGAGAAATCGAGAAGGCTGTAGGGGGTGCTTTAGAATTATCAAAACTTACTGGGTCTACTGCTCACGAGAGATACACAGGGCCCCAAATTCGAAAAATGTATGAGAAGAAAAGAACTATTTATGATGATACTGAGAGAATATCACTTGTAAGTTCCTTTGTGGCGTCGATTCTGATTGGAAAGTATGCTAGTATCGATGAGACTGATGGAGCAGGGATGAACTTAATGGATATTAAAAAGCGGGCATGGTCCAAGATTGCTTTAGAG GCTACTGCTCCAGATCTAGAAGAAAAGCTTGGTAAACTGGCACCGGCTCATGCAGTTGCTGGTTTGATAGCTCCTTATTTTGTTGAAAG gtataaatttaaaaaggaCTGTGTGATAGTTCAGTGGTCCGGAGATAACCCTAACAGCCTCGCAG GTTTGACTTTGAATACTCCCGGGGATCTAGCAATTAGTCTAGGCACCAGTGACACA GTCTTCGGGATAACGAGTGTGGCTCAACCAAGCTTGGAAGGGCATATTTTCCCTAACCCTGTTGATCCAAATTGCTACATGGTTATGCTGTGCTATAAAAATGGTTCTTTAACTCGAGAAG ATGTAAGAAATCGATGCGCAGAGAAATCTTGGGATGTTTTCTGCGAGTGTCTCGAGAAAACACCCCCTTTGAATG GTGGAAAGCTGGGATTCTTCTACAAAGATCATGAGATTTTACCTCCTCTTCCCG CTGGGTTCCACCGATACATTCTCGAGAACTTTAGTACCAGATCGTTGGATAACATCAAGGAGCGCGAGGTGGAAGAGTTTGATCCTCCTTCAGAG GTACGTGCTATCATCGAAGGCCAGTTTCTATCAATGAGAGGCCATGCAGAGAGATTCGGTATGCCGACTCCTCCCAAACGGATAATCGCGACTGGTGGGGCGTCGTCGAATCAGAGCATCCTCAAATCGATGGCCATGATTTTTGGCTGTCCTGTTTATACAGTTCAAAGACCTG ATTCCGCTTCGTTGGGTGCCGCACTGAGAGCGGCTCACGGGTGGCTCTGCAACAAAGAAGGGCGGTTCGTGCCGATCTCCTCGATGTACGAAGGGAAGTTAGATAAAACGTCTCTCGGCGCGAAGCTCGCTGTTCCAGCCGGCGAGAAGGACGAGGACAAGGAGCTCCTGGAAAAGTACTCCCTGGTGGTGAGGAAGAGGTTGGAAATTGAGAAGCGGCTCGTCGAAAAGCTCGGGCGCGTGTAG
- the LOC109708822 gene encoding pyruvate kinase isozyme A, chloroplastic-like produces the protein MAASASPAAAAPPPPFARALSSSTSRLFALPLPLHPTRHKSPRIAIRAPIATRSSLISDPAAAAAAAAAAAELGFDAVSEAELREKGFMGMRKTKLVCTLGPACGSAEALERLARGGMGVARLNMCHGSRDWHRGAIRALKRLNREKGFCVSVMMDTEGSQLLMADHGGVSSLKIEDGSEWLFTTEKFEGSRPFTIQVNFEGFSEGIVVGDELVIDGGMVTFEVVEKVGNDLRCKCTDSGLLLPRAKLSFWRDGVLVERNFGLPTLSTKDWADIEFGISEGVDFIAVSLVKDVDDIKHLKNYLARRSLDSIKVIAKIESLDSLKNLKEIVGASDGVMVARGDLGVQVPLEQIPAIQREITLLCRQLNKPVIVASQLLESMVEYPTPTRAEVADVSEAVRQYADALMLSAESAVGAFAEKSLSVLRMACGRMELWNREENQQKLLSQHQLAVSLPDRISEQICISAVEMANNLGVDAIFVYTKHGHMASLLSSNRPNPPIFAFTDNANARKSMNLYWGVIPIQLPLLDDMEENIKQTFNLMKSRNTVKPGDLVLVVSDSDLHGPFPAPSVFQSVQVRTIP, from the exons ATGGCCGCCTCCGCTTCACCAGCCGCCGCTGCTCCTCCCCCGCCCTTCGCCCGCGCCCTCTCATCCTCCACCTCCCGCCTCTtcgccctccccctccccctccaccCAACCCGCCACAAGAGCCCTAGAATCGCAATTAGGGCTCCGATCGCGACCCGGTCGTCGCTGATTTCGGatcccgcggcggcggcggcggcggcggcggcggcggcggagctggGGTTCGACGCGGTGTCGGAGGCGGAGCTGAGGGAGAAGGGGTTCATGGGGATGAGGAAGACGAAGCTGGTGTGCACGTTGGGCCCCGCGTGCGGCTCCGCGGAGGCGCTGGAGCGGCTCGCGCGCGGCGGGATGGGGGTGGCGCGGCTCAACATGTGCCACGGCAGCAGGGATTGGCACCGCGGCGCGATCAGGGCCCTCAAGAGGCTGAATCGAGAGAAGGGGTTCTGCGTCTCGGTCATGATGGACACCGAGGGGAGCCAATTGCTCATGGCCGATCACGGCGGCGTTTCCTCCCTTAAAATcgag GATGGTTCAGAATGGCTATTTACTACAGAAAAGTTTGAAGGTTCTCGCCCATTTACAATTCAAGTGAACTTCGAAGGTTTTTCAGAAG GTATTGTAGTAGGTGATGAACTCGTGATAGATGGTGGAATGGTAACTTTTGAAGTTGTTGAGAAGGTCGGGAATGACTTGCGCTGTAAGTGCACCGACTCAGGTCTGCTTCTTCCTCGAGCTAAGTTGTCGTTTTGGAGGGATGGTGTACTTGTGGAGAGGAACTTTGGGCTCCCAACCTTATCGACAAAG GACTGGGCTGATATTGAATTTGGTATATCAGAGGGAGTTGATTTTATTGCTGTCTCACTTGTGAAAGATGTTGATGATATAAAGCATCTGAAGAACTACCTTGCGAGGAGATCATTAGA CTCTATCAAAGTAATAGCGAAGATTGAGAGCTTGGACTCTCTCAAGAACCTCAAAGAAATTGTAGGGGCATCAGATGGAGTAATGGTGGCACGTGGCGATCTTGGTGTACAGGTTCCTCTTGAACAGATTCCGGCAATCCAACGGGAGATCACTCTTCTCTGCAGGCAATTGAACAAGCCTGTGATAGTGGCTTCTCAGCTTCTTGAATCAATGGTTGAATACCCTACTCCCACTCGTGCTGAG gTAGCAGACGTTTCAGAAGCAGTGAGGCAGTACGCAGATGCTTTGATGTTGTCAGCTGAATCAGCAGTTGGAGCTTTTGCAGAAAAGTCCCTCTCTGTCTTGCGAATGGCTTGTGGAAGGATGGAATTATGGAATCGAGAGGAAAACCAACAAAAGTTGCTTTCACAACATCAACTTGCGGTGTCTTTGCCTGACCGAATTTCTGAGCAGATTTGCATCTCTGCTGTGGAAATGG CTAACAACCTCGGCGTGGATGCTATCTTTGTCTACACGAAGCACGGCCACATGGCATCTCTCCTCTCCAGCAACCGACCCAACCCACCCATTTTCGCATTCACCGACAACGCCAATGCGAGAAAGAGTATGAATTTGTACTGGGGAGTCATCCCAATTCAGCTCCCACTATTAGATGACATGGAAGAGAACATTAAGCAAACTTTCAATCTTATGAAATCAAGGAATACAGTGAAACCAGGAGACTTGGTTCTGGTGGTCTCCGACTCCGATCTGCACGGTCCGTTCCCTGCACCATCCGTGTTCCAATCAGTTCAGGTTAGGACTATACCTTAG
- the LOC109708823 gene encoding uncharacterized protein LOC109708823: MAILPQFLVLLLATGCAYALVSSETLNPPVPKAISDLRDAIMKGLGFQSEDFTVSGFDVRDALVGQAVAYEFDVEVGKVRVPVKLMEDVSRWDFVDLPIFRAAAEAGGEAKELAEIGRRRVEDARVSPTLPPFQLAGPLELWIQDGDDVRLSLPHDVEAGTLNRVMLSDGAVVTVKGARSVSLRDPLDLPLPLNRSHKGRPLASGLLTLARALRQTARSNQKPLLSLRIVGPTFLTSAPSPAPDDKLKLKLKRLAPGLVELSSRTAPETLTLDDDVELSHASTLWPLTALNGSNPNLRGFEELLSSVLGKKGDEEGSFRLVKAQVSAQTYVKMGFAVEQELLDGQADWSGLPEWKTKPKKGKAHFEVLARVEEGGKVIPEKIAVVRPYVSQEVLADNVQVGNVSVSTTEVLHPPPIYFTL; the protein is encoded by the exons ATGGCGATCCTCCCCCAattcctcgtcctcctcctcgcgACCGGATGCGCCTACGCCCTTGTCTCCTCCGAAACCCTAAATCCCCCTGTTCCTAAGGCGATCTCC GATCTGAGGGACGCGATCATGAAGGGGCTAGGGTTCCAATCGGAGGACTTCACGGTGTCGGGGTTCGACGTGCGGGACGCGCTGGTGGGGCAAGCGGTGGCGTACGAGTTCGACGTGGAGGTGGGGAAGGTTAGGGTTCCGGTGAAGCTCATGGAGGACGTGAGCCGGTGGGACTTCGTCGACCTCCCGATATTccgtgcggcggcggaggcgggtgGGGAGGCGAAGGAATTGGCGGAGATTGGGCGGCGGAGGGTGGAGGATGCTAGGGTTTCACCGACGCTCCCCCCGTTCCAGCTCGCGGGGCCATTGGAGCTCTGGATCCAGGATGGGGACGATGTGAGGCTCTCCTTACCG CATGATGTCGAAGCCGGTACACTGAATAGAGTCATGCTGTCCGACGGGGCGGTAGTGACAGTCAAGGGCGCCCGATCGGTGAGCCTCCGCGACCCGCTCGATCTCCCGCTTCCCCTCAACCGCTCCCACAAGGGCCGTCCACTGGCGTCGGGCCTCCTAACCTTAGCCCGTGCCCTCCGCCAGACCGCTCGGTCGAACCAGAAGCCCCTGCTCTCCCTCCGGATCGTCGGCCCCACCTTCCTCACCTCCGCCCCCTCCCCCGCGCCCGACGACAAACTCAAATTGAAGCTCAAGCGCCTCGCCCCCGGCTTGGTCGAACTCTCCTCCCGCACCGCccctgaaaccctaaccctagacgaCGACGTCGAACTATCCCATGCTTCCACCCTATGGCCTCTAACGGCACTCAACGGTTCGAACCCTAACTTACGAGGTTTCGAGGAGTTGTTGTCCTCGGTGCTCGGGAAGAAGGGAGATGAGGAGGGGTCTTTTAGGCTAGTCAAGGCGCAGGTCTCGGCACAAACCTACGTGAAGATGGGCTTTGCGGTGGAGCAAGAGCTTCTCGACGGGCAAGCCGATTGGTCCGGCCTTCCCGAGTGGAAAACAAAGCCGAAGAAGGGTAAGGCCCATTTTGAGGTTCTTGCCCGTGTCGAAGAGGGCGGAAAGGTGATTCCTGAGAAGATCGCAGTGGTGCGGCCCTACGTGTCGCAGGAGGTCTTGGCGGATAATGTACAGGTGGGGAACGTGTCTGTGTCAACGACGGAGGTGCTTCACCCCCCACCGATTTACTTCACACTCTGA
- the LOC109708824 gene encoding transcription factor bHLH18-like isoform X1, with protein sequence MQSELKGMDDSNISHQWTMNSFNQVIPSHQIVAASGESSQPSLSQESFSSCPNSFYTTRNDVSSSNSILTHSPNSLFGWSNTFGRPSTQPKEEVEFVISYNNSEQNYEAIGSKQRSNMVKFGAASPQAQDHIVAERKRREKLNQRFIELSAAIPGLKKMDKASILEDAVKYVKELSEKVKTLEDQSPKTIESVVLRKKSCRSCDQDGSSSYNNHDSKRCLSEKPLPEIDARIHEKNILVRIHCENLKGVLVKVLSEIEELHLSVTNTSLMPFQGGSIIITVIAQIEEDFNLTVEDLARKLNSALQQFMPTS encoded by the exons GAATGGATGATTCTAATATCAGCCACCAATGGACTATGAACTCATTCAACCAAGTTATTCCCTCACACCAAATAGTAGCTGCAAGTGGTGAAAGCTCccaaccatctctctctcaagaGAGCTTTTCCTCTTGCCCGAATTCCTTCTACACAACAAGAAATGATGTTTCATCTTCAAACTCTATCTTAACTCACAGTCCAAATTCATTATTTGGCTGGAGTAATACTTTTGGAAGGCCCAGTACTCAGCCAAAGGAAGAGGTGGAGTTCGTAATATCTTATAACAATTCGGAACAAAATTACGAAGCAATCGGTAGCAAACAAAGATCGAACATGGTCAAGTTTGGAGCGGCTTCGCCCCAAGCGCAAGATCACATTGTCGCGGAGAGAAAACGGAGAGAGAAGCTCAACCAAAGATTCATAGAGCTTTCAGCAGCTATCCCAGGTCTTAAGAAG ATGGATAAAGCTTCTATTCTTGAAGATGCAGTAAAGTATGTAAAGGAACTCAGTGAGAAAGTGAAGACACTCGAGGATCAAAGTCCGAAGACCATCGAGTCCGTAGTCCTCAGGAAGAAGTCTTGCCGCTCTTGCGATCAAGATGGTTCAAGCTCTTATAATAATCATGACTCCAAAAGGTGCTTATCGGAGAAGCCCCTCCCGGAGATCGATGCGAGGATTCATGAGAAGAACATCCTTGTGAGGATACATTGTGAGAACCTCAAAGGAGTGTTGGTGAAAGTGCTTTCTGAGATAGAGGAGCTCCACCTGAGTGTCACTAATACTAGTCTCATGCCCTTCCAGGGTGGCTCTATCATAATAACTGTGATAGCACAG ATTGAGGAGGATTTCAACCTAACAGTGGAGGATCTCGCGAGGAAGCTGAACTCAGCTTTGCAACAGTTCATGCCAACAAGCTAA
- the LOC109708824 gene encoding transcription factor bHLH18-like isoform X2, with the protein MDDSNISHQWTMNSFNQVIPSHQIVAASGESSQPSLSQESFSSCPNSFYTTRNDVSSSNSILTHSPNSLFGWSNTFGRPSTQPKEEVEFVISYNNSEQNYEAIGSKQRSNMVKFGAASPQAQDHIVAERKRREKLNQRFIELSAAIPGLKKMDKASILEDAVKYVKELSEKVKTLEDQSPKTIESVVLRKKSCRSCDQDGSSSYNNHDSKRCLSEKPLPEIDARIHEKNILVRIHCENLKGVLVKVLSEIEELHLSVTNTSLMPFQGGSIIITVIAQIEEDFNLTVEDLARKLNSALQQFMPTS; encoded by the exons ATGGATGATTCTAATATCAGCCACCAATGGACTATGAACTCATTCAACCAAGTTATTCCCTCACACCAAATAGTAGCTGCAAGTGGTGAAAGCTCccaaccatctctctctcaagaGAGCTTTTCCTCTTGCCCGAATTCCTTCTACACAACAAGAAATGATGTTTCATCTTCAAACTCTATCTTAACTCACAGTCCAAATTCATTATTTGGCTGGAGTAATACTTTTGGAAGGCCCAGTACTCAGCCAAAGGAAGAGGTGGAGTTCGTAATATCTTATAACAATTCGGAACAAAATTACGAAGCAATCGGTAGCAAACAAAGATCGAACATGGTCAAGTTTGGAGCGGCTTCGCCCCAAGCGCAAGATCACATTGTCGCGGAGAGAAAACGGAGAGAGAAGCTCAACCAAAGATTCATAGAGCTTTCAGCAGCTATCCCAGGTCTTAAGAAG ATGGATAAAGCTTCTATTCTTGAAGATGCAGTAAAGTATGTAAAGGAACTCAGTGAGAAAGTGAAGACACTCGAGGATCAAAGTCCGAAGACCATCGAGTCCGTAGTCCTCAGGAAGAAGTCTTGCCGCTCTTGCGATCAAGATGGTTCAAGCTCTTATAATAATCATGACTCCAAAAGGTGCTTATCGGAGAAGCCCCTCCCGGAGATCGATGCGAGGATTCATGAGAAGAACATCCTTGTGAGGATACATTGTGAGAACCTCAAAGGAGTGTTGGTGAAAGTGCTTTCTGAGATAGAGGAGCTCCACCTGAGTGTCACTAATACTAGTCTCATGCCCTTCCAGGGTGGCTCTATCATAATAACTGTGATAGCACAG ATTGAGGAGGATTTCAACCTAACAGTGGAGGATCTCGCGAGGAAGCTGAACTCAGCTTTGCAACAGTTCATGCCAACAAGCTAA